In the genome of Notamacropus eugenii isolate mMacEug1 chromosome 5, mMacEug1.pri_v2, whole genome shotgun sequence, one region contains:
- the C1QL2 gene encoding complement C1q-like protein 2 isoform X1 — protein MALVLLIAVPLLLLQAAPPSSAHYEMMGTCRMICDPYSGGPGGGPGSPGGKAAPGPSTAALEVMQDLSANPPPPFIQGPKGEPGRPGKPGPRGPQGEPGPPGPRGPPGEKGDSGKPGMPGLQLAAGGAGAGSVGAIGGGVGGGGDVGEVTGALSAAFSGPKIAFYVGLKSPHEGYEVLKFDDVVTNLGNHYDPTTGKFSCQVRGIYFFTYHILMRGGDGTSMWADLCKNGQVRASAIAQDADQNYDYASNSVVLHLDSGDEVYVKLDGGKAHGGNNNKYSTFSGFLLYPD, from the exons ATGGCCCTGGTGCTACTTATCGCCGTGCCCCTGCTACTGCTGCAGGCTGCACCTCCCAGTTCGGCGCACTACGAGATGATGGGAACTTGCCGCATGATATGTGACCCCTACAGCGGGGGACCCGGGGGAGGGCCTGGGAGTCCAGGCGGCAAAGCGGCCCCAGGTCCCAGCACAGCTGCCCTGGAAGTCATGCAGGACCTCAGCGCCAATCCTCCTCCCCCGTTCATCCAGGGGCCCAAAGGAGAGCCCGGTCGGCCGGGGAAACCGGGCCCACGAGGTCCCCAGGGAGAGCCAGGACCCCCTGGACCGAGAGGACCCCCGGGAGAGAAGGGAGACTCAGGAAAACCCGGGATGCCCGGGCTGCAGCTGGCTGCGGGCGGGGCAGGCGCGGGTAGCGTCGGGGCCATTGGTGGGGGAGTAGGAGGCGGCGGGGACGTGGGCGAGGTGACCGGGGCACTGAGCGCAGCGTTCAGTGGCCCTAAGATAGCTTTCTACGTGGGCCTGAAGAGCCCCCACGAGGGTTATGAAGTACTCAAGTTTGACGACGTGGTCACCAACCTGGGCAACCATTACGACCCAACTACGGGCAAGTTCAGCTGCCAAGTGCGAGGGATCTACTTCTTCACTTACCACATTCTCATGCGAGGAGGGGATGGTACCAGCATGTGGGCAGACCTCTGCAAGAACGGGCAG GTCCGTGCCAGCGCCATCGCCCAAGATGCGGACCAGAACTACGACTACGCTAGCAACAGCGTGGTGCTGCACCTGGACTCCGGGGACGAGGTCTACGTGAAGCTGGACGGGGGCAAAGCGCATGGTGGTAACAACAATAAATACAGCactttctctggctttcttttgTACCCCGATTAG
- the C1QL2 gene encoding complement C1q-like protein 2 isoform X2, whose product MALVLLIAVPLLLLQAAPPSSAHYEMMGTCRMICDPYSGGPGGGPGSPGGKAAPGPSTAALEVMQDLSANPPPPFIQGPKGEPGRPGKPGPRGPQGEPGPPGPRGPPGEKGDSGKPGMPGLQLAAGGAGAGSVGAIGGGVGGGGDVGEVTGALSAAFSGPKIAFYVGLKSPHEGYEVLKFDDVVTNLGNHYDPTTGKFSCQVRGIYFFTYHILMRGGDGTSMWADLCKNGQNPRASLAFPPPTPIPETPN is encoded by the exons ATGGCCCTGGTGCTACTTATCGCCGTGCCCCTGCTACTGCTGCAGGCTGCACCTCCCAGTTCGGCGCACTACGAGATGATGGGAACTTGCCGCATGATATGTGACCCCTACAGCGGGGGACCCGGGGGAGGGCCTGGGAGTCCAGGCGGCAAAGCGGCCCCAGGTCCCAGCACAGCTGCCCTGGAAGTCATGCAGGACCTCAGCGCCAATCCTCCTCCCCCGTTCATCCAGGGGCCCAAAGGAGAGCCCGGTCGGCCGGGGAAACCGGGCCCACGAGGTCCCCAGGGAGAGCCAGGACCCCCTGGACCGAGAGGACCCCCGGGAGAGAAGGGAGACTCAGGAAAACCCGGGATGCCCGGGCTGCAGCTGGCTGCGGGCGGGGCAGGCGCGGGTAGCGTCGGGGCCATTGGTGGGGGAGTAGGAGGCGGCGGGGACGTGGGCGAGGTGACCGGGGCACTGAGCGCAGCGTTCAGTGGCCCTAAGATAGCTTTCTACGTGGGCCTGAAGAGCCCCCACGAGGGTTATGAAGTACTCAAGTTTGACGACGTGGTCACCAACCTGGGCAACCATTACGACCCAACTACGGGCAAGTTCAGCTGCCAAGTGCGAGGGATCTACTTCTTCACTTACCACATTCTCATGCGAGGAGGGGATGGTACCAGCATGTGGGCAGACCTCTGCAAGAACGGGCAG AACCCCAGAGCTTCCCTCGCCTTTCCTCCTCCAACACCCATCCCCGAAACGCCCAACTAA